The following are from one region of the Venenivibrio stagnispumantis genome:
- a CDS encoding M23 family metallopeptidase: MKKIIFILLVIAITGFFLYKGTINLGKPEIKLEKEPKAVGTDYRLSFYVEDERPGLNNVSVKILQNGKEITLLEENFKEPVKSKKYILPINAQKLGLAQNKAEIIITAKDDSLLHNKKEYRKEVIIDTEPPVLSILYSSESIINGGTGFVFYKVSNDTIKTGLTLENYNFRCFSGLFKDKNIYTCAFPYPYYFNDKKPIYVYAEDEAGNKATQSVNYTFKFVKYANSVIKIDDNFINNKIKQLSDKNIQNPIELFKYVNLEIRRKNEEKIHKITSECKNIYPMFEGAFEQLKNSAKLGGFADYRNYKYNGQIIEGADAYHKGFDFASVKNAPVYASNKGVVVFTGNLGIYGNSVIIDHGLCIYSLYSHLSEISVKNGDKVDKNSLIGKTGTTGLAVGDHLHFGILVQGLEVNPIEWFDYHWIKTRFLEPIEKINKGG, from the coding sequence ATGAAAAAAATAATTTTTATATTGCTGGTAATAGCCATTACCGGTTTTTTTCTTTATAAAGGCACAATAAACCTTGGAAAACCGGAGATAAAATTAGAAAAAGAACCAAAAGCAGTAGGAACAGATTATAGATTATCTTTTTATGTAGAAGATGAAAGACCGGGTTTAAATAATGTATCCGTAAAAATATTACAAAATGGAAAAGAGATAACATTATTAGAAGAAAATTTTAAAGAGCCGGTAAAATCTAAAAAATATATATTACCTATTAATGCCCAAAAACTTGGCTTAGCACAAAATAAAGCAGAAATTATAATAACTGCAAAAGATGACTCTCTACTGCACAACAAAAAAGAATACAGAAAAGAAGTAATTATAGATACAGAACCACCGGTTTTATCCATTTTATATTCTTCTGAAAGTATAATAAACGGTGGGACAGGATTTGTTTTTTATAAAGTTAGCAATGATACAATAAAAACCGGTTTAACTTTGGAAAATTACAATTTTAGATGTTTTTCCGGATTATTTAAAGATAAAAATATATATACCTGTGCATTTCCTTATCCATACTACTTTAATGATAAAAAACCAATTTATGTATATGCAGAAGATGAAGCCGGAAATAAAGCAACTCAATCTGTAAATTATACATTTAAATTTGTAAAATATGCCAATTCTGTAATAAAGATAGATGATAACTTTATAAATAACAAAATAAAACAGCTATCTGACAAAAATATACAAAATCCGATAGAACTTTTTAAATATGTAAATTTAGAAATCAGAAGAAAAAATGAAGAAAAAATCCATAAAATAACTTCTGAATGTAAAAATATATACCCTATGTTTGAAGGAGCTTTTGAACAGCTTAAAAATTCTGCAAAACTTGGTGGATTTGCTGATTATAGAAACTATAAATATAACGGACAGATAATAGAAGGAGCAGATGCTTATCATAAAGGTTTTGATTTTGCTTCTGTAAAAAATGCCCCTGTTTATGCTTCAAATAAAGGAGTTGTTGTATTTACAGGAAATCTTGGAATATATGGAAATAGCGTAATAATAGACCACGGATTATGTATATATTCTCTTTATTCACATTTAAGCGAGATTTCTGTAAAAAATGGAGATAAAGTAGATAAAAACAGCTTAATCGGAAAAACCGGAACAACAGGATTAGCTGTAGGAGACCATTTACATTTTGGTATTTTAGTGCAGGGATTAGAAGTTAATCCGATAGAATGGTTTGATTACCATTGGATAAAAACCAGATTTTTAGAACCAATTGAAAAAATCAATAAAGGAGGTTAA
- the fsa gene encoding fructose-6-phosphate aldolase, whose translation MKFFIDTADINEIKEANKFGILDGVTTNPTLIAKTKRPFIDVVKEILEEIPDKPVSLEVASTDAEGMIKEGEKLASFGKNVVIKIPMTMEGLKAVRYFENKGIKTNVTLIFSPAQALLAMKVGASYISPFVGRLDDIAHTGMDLIRQIRTIIDNYGFDTEIIVASVRNPIHVIESALAGADIATIPYNVIAQLSKHPLTDIGLERFLKDWESVPDKPF comes from the coding sequence ATGAAATTTTTCATTGATACTGCTGATATTAATGAGATTAAAGAAGCAAACAAATTTGGTATATTAGATGGTGTTACCACAAATCCAACATTAATAGCAAAAACAAAAAGACCTTTTATTGATGTTGTTAAGGAGATATTGGAAGAGATACCGGATAAACCGGTTAGCTTAGAAGTGGCAAGCACAGATGCAGAAGGAATGATAAAAGAAGGTGAAAAGCTTGCATCTTTTGGAAAAAATGTTGTAATCAAAATACCTATGACAATGGAAGGTTTAAAAGCAGTTAGATATTTTGAAAATAAAGGAATTAAAACAAATGTTACCCTTATATTTTCACCGGCTCAGGCATTACTTGCTATGAAAGTAGGAGCAAGTTATATATCTCCATTTGTCGGAAGACTTGATGATATAGCCCATACCGGTATGGATTTAATAAGACAGATAAGAACAATTATAGATAATTATGGATTTGATACTGAGATAATAGTTGCAAGCGTTAGAAATCCAATACATGTTATAGAATCAGCCCTTGCAGGTGCAGATATTGCAACAATCCCTTATAATGTGATAGCACAGCTTTCAAAACATCCTCTCACAGATATAGGGCTTGAAAGATTTTTAAAAGATTGGGAATCTGTCCCTGATAAACCTTTTTAA
- a CDS encoding DUF2103 domain-containing protein, with amino-acid sequence MKFRKKGIKREHSIIEGFEELLEELVKEKLVSAIIPARIKTSPKAVSGKPRITYQYDTEQGAKLLLKKGSTVQEVFVITEKREELKQYLEERYQ; translated from the coding sequence ATGAAATTTAGAAAAAAAGGAATAAAAAGAGAGCATTCTATAATTGAAGGTTTTGAAGAACTACTTGAAGAGCTTGTAAAAGAAAAGCTTGTTTCTGCCATTATACCGGCAAGGATAAAAACATCTCCGAAGGCAGTCTCAGGCAAACCAAGAATAACCTATCAATATGACACGGAGCAAGGAGCCAAGCTATTACTGAAAAAAGGCTCCACCGTTCAGGAAGTTTTTGTAATAACAGAAAAAAGAGAAGAATTAAAACAATATTTAGAAGAAAGATACCAATGA
- a CDS encoding SIR2 family NAD-dependent protein deacylase — translation MEFIEKAKEAIKKADVILITAGAGMSVDSGLPDFRGKEGFWRAYPYAKKLGVSFEELANPKWFIQNPEIAWAFYGHRYLMYKNTQPHEGYKLLLNLAKSKKGYYVYTSNVDGHFEKAGFENIVEIHGSINHLQCIYPCTDEIWEAKDLDIKIDMENFRALTIPRCKNCGAVARPNILMFGDFSWIPDRTEYQEYRFNLWLDKVENFGYKMVIIEIGAGKAIPTIRWFSENISYKYNATLIRINPIDYEVPSKKDISIPMKGLEAIRLVTG, via the coding sequence ATGGAATTTATAGAAAAAGCAAAAGAAGCAATAAAAAAAGCTGATGTTATACTTATAACAGCCGGTGCCGGAATGAGTGTAGATTCTGGACTGCCGGATTTTAGAGGTAAAGAAGGTTTTTGGAGAGCCTATCCTTATGCTAAGAAACTGGGAGTTTCTTTTGAAGAACTTGCAAATCCAAAATGGTTTATACAAAATCCTGAGATAGCCTGGGCATTTTATGGACATAGATATTTAATGTATAAAAATACTCAGCCCCACGAGGGATATAAACTACTACTTAATTTAGCAAAATCTAAAAAAGGTTATTATGTATATACCTCTAATGTTGATGGACATTTTGAAAAAGCCGGATTTGAAAATATTGTGGAGATACACGGCTCAATAAATCATCTTCAATGTATTTATCCTTGCACAGATGAAATATGGGAAGCAAAAGATTTAGATATAAAAATAGATATGGAAAATTTTAGAGCTTTAACAATACCAAGATGTAAAAATTGTGGTGCAGTGGCAAGACCAAATATTTTGATGTTTGGAGATTTTAGCTGGATACCTGACAGAACAGAATATCAGGAATACAGATTTAATCTTTGGCTTGATAAAGTAGAAAATTTTGGTTATAAAATGGTAATAATAGAAATAGGTGCCGGTAAAGCTATTCCAACAATAAGATGGTTTTCTGAAAATATATCATATAAATATAATGCCACCCTTATAAGAATAAATCCAATAGATTATGAAGTTCCTTCTAAAAAAGATATATCCATTCCTATGAAAGGATTGGAAGCAATTAGATTAGTTACCGGATAA
- a CDS encoding DHHA1 domain-containing protein produces MQLVLLQEGADLDALSSAYGLSLLYNAKIVLPNAYSETVRLTLNIFSDRFKNKIGHFDKNAEKIYLVDSHYVDNLNSKIYKKIEIYDHHPIDEYKKDIKYHIKNYGSATTIIVEKLKRKKVYIDNIDATILALGIYEDTGKFCYNLTTSQDLKMASYLLEKGANLKIISDILTNRLNSDKIQVFEKLLKNSYNLYLDNKTILIASAYISEYIPDISSAINLIEEFNNVDAVFILLQTKNKITIIGRSGNKEIDLSQILSIFGGGGHWSAASATIKTFSLNQLQDYLEFLLKKYLSDTKKLKDIAIPVEITTSLKHSDGIKILINQEGKYEGIVINNKFDDNLIVLNANISLWEAEKEISKYEQDIFPVLEKQKPVGIVSKKDILKALYKPILDKEKIFLAKKEKPKEKNVKDRLKHFLPEDIYKELKIIGKIAKENGYRVYLVGGIVRDFILSKKSLDIDIIVEGDIEKIIKDYVKNRKISVYFFKEFMTATLKLENGIKFDFATARKESYEYPGAYPKVEKATIFEDLYRRDFTINTLAIEITEDRFGTLIDFFDGLKDIKEKRIKVLHQTSFIEDPIRILRALRFAGRFGYKLEKNTEKLLKLAVEEKLLQKAPTGRINLELNLTFDEENVLYILNLMDEYKVLRQIFPNCFINLEREVIIAKISEAINIYKVLFDLKIEKNSNYLMALMYHLPFDVSYFVLKKYHFDKSIKHFKYIFDFIDKFKNLPEKNIEFFKFLKTIPVEILPFSAIYFNFFEKSIEILKKEKEFKNIISGEDLKNIGIKPSPIYKKILSEIFKLYLDGKISSKKDAVDYVKKYYNN; encoded by the coding sequence TTGCAACTTGTTTTATTACAAGAAGGTGCAGATTTAGATGCTTTATCTTCTGCTTATGGATTATCTTTATTATATAATGCAAAAATTGTCTTACCAAATGCTTATTCAGAAACCGTTAGGCTAACTTTAAATATTTTTTCTGATAGATTTAAAAATAAAATCGGACACTTTGATAAAAATGCAGAAAAAATTTATCTTGTAGATAGCCATTATGTAGATAATTTAAATAGCAAAATCTATAAAAAAATAGAGATATACGACCATCATCCGATAGATGAATACAAAAAAGATATAAAATATCATATTAAAAATTATGGTTCTGCTACCACTATCATTGTTGAAAAATTAAAAAGAAAAAAAGTATATATAGATAATATTGATGCAACAATCTTAGCACTTGGAATATATGAAGATACAGGTAAATTTTGTTATAATCTAACAACTTCGCAAGATTTAAAAATGGCTTCTTACCTACTTGAAAAAGGAGCTAATTTAAAAATTATATCTGATATATTAACAAATAGATTAAATTCTGATAAAATCCAAGTTTTTGAAAAATTATTAAAAAATAGCTACAATCTTTATTTAGATAATAAAACCATTTTAATAGCATCTGCATATATTTCGGAATATATTCCGGATATATCTTCTGCAATAAATCTAATTGAAGAGTTTAATAATGTAGATGCAGTATTTATTCTCCTTCAAACGAAAAATAAAATAACAATCATTGGAAGGTCAGGCAATAAAGAGATTGATTTAAGCCAGATTTTATCTATTTTCGGTGGTGGTGGTCATTGGAGTGCCGCAAGTGCTACAATAAAAACATTTTCCTTAAATCAACTGCAGGATTATTTAGAATTTTTACTAAAAAAATATCTATCAGACACAAAAAAATTAAAAGATATAGCTATTCCGGTAGAAATTACCACATCCTTAAAGCATTCTGATGGTATAAAAATATTAATAAATCAAGAAGGAAAGTATGAAGGAATAGTTATAAATAATAAATTTGATGATAATCTTATAGTGCTAAATGCCAATATATCTTTGTGGGAAGCTGAAAAAGAAATATCAAAATACGAGCAGGATATATTTCCTGTATTGGAAAAACAAAAACCGGTAGGTATTGTATCAAAAAAAGATATATTAAAAGCATTGTATAAGCCTATCTTAGATAAAGAAAAAATATTTTTAGCAAAAAAGGAAAAACCAAAAGAAAAAAATGTAAAAGATAGATTAAAACATTTTCTACCGGAAGATATATATAAAGAGCTAAAAATTATCGGAAAAATAGCAAAAGAAAATGGCTATAGGGTTTATTTAGTAGGTGGCATTGTAAGGGATTTTATATTATCTAAAAAAAGCTTAGATATAGATATTATCGTTGAAGGAGATATAGAAAAAATTATAAAAGATTATGTAAAAAATAGAAAAATATCCGTTTATTTCTTTAAAGAATTTATGACTGCTACATTAAAACTTGAAAATGGAATTAAATTTGATTTTGCTACTGCAAGAAAAGAAAGCTACGAATATCCAGGAGCTTATCCAAAAGTTGAAAAAGCAACTATATTTGAAGATTTATACAGAAGAGATTTTACAATAAATACATTAGCAATAGAGATAACAGAAGATAGATTTGGAACTTTGATAGATTTTTTTGATGGATTGAAAGATATAAAAGAAAAAAGAATAAAAGTATTACACCAAACAAGCTTTATAGAAGACCCAATCAGGATATTAAGAGCTTTAAGATTTGCCGGTAGATTTGGATATAAATTAGAAAAAAACACAGAAAAATTATTAAAGCTTGCTGTTGAAGAAAAATTATTACAAAAAGCACCAACAGGCAGAATAAATTTAGAGCTAAATCTAACTTTTGATGAAGAAAATGTTCTGTATATTTTAAATCTGATGGATGAGTATAAAGTTTTAAGACAGATATTTCCAAACTGCTTTATCAATTTAGAGAGGGAAGTTATTATTGCAAAAATATCAGAAGCTATAAATATTTATAAGGTTTTATTTGATTTAAAAATTGAAAAAAACAGTAATTATCTGATGGCTTTAATGTATCACCTTCCTTTTGATGTTTCTTATTTTGTTTTGAAAAAATATCATTTTGATAAAAGTATAAAACATTTTAAATATATTTTTGATTTTATTGATAAATTTAAAAATTTACCGGAAAAAAATATTGAGTTTTTCAAATTTTTAAAAACAATACCGGTTGAGATTTTACCATTTTCTGCAATTTATTTTAATTTTTTTGAAAAAAGCATAGAAATATTGAAAAAAGAAAAAGAGTTTAAAAATATAATTTCCGGAGAAGATTTAAAAAATATAGGCATAAAACCATCTCCTATCTATAAAAAAATCTTATCTGAAATTTTTAAACTTTATTTAGATGGAAAAATCTCCTCAAAAAAAGATGCAGTGGATTATGTGAAAAAATATTATAATAATTAG
- a CDS encoding TldD/PmbA family protein: MIEKIIDIAKTQLKGYDWEIYYQKVSKLKAESNDFQLESITTSDDIEFSIRVLNNKAQGFAYSSSFTEEAIKDTINKAKELSKITSPDDGNIIIDKLQETEKIEYFDTFTASLPPLDKAINAIELERITKSLDDRIKKVRSSTFIENIYETYLINSNNVEIKEKGTIYTAMVSAVAEENGDSQIVWQYKATRFLQDLDLNKLAKDAVYHAVSLLNAKPLTTRKIAVYFPPFAFAELLDTFSSAFTADALIKGKTLFANKENTIVASDVVNIIDNGRLPKGLATSSYDAEGIPKGKTVLIQNGIFKGFLHNLYTAKKLNTKSTGNAVRNGVKSLPSVGITNFYLEPTDTDIKEMMKNYDEILYVIDMMGLHTADPISGEFSLGISGILFSKGEKVQAVSGMTIADNFINLLNKISYVGNDLEFYGNVGSPSVIVEEMVVAGE; this comes from the coding sequence ATGATTGAAAAAATAATAGATATAGCAAAAACCCAATTAAAAGGATATGATTGGGAAATTTATTATCAAAAAGTATCAAAATTAAAAGCAGAATCAAACGATTTTCAGCTTGAATCTATCACAACCTCAGATGATATAGAATTCTCCATAAGAGTATTAAACAATAAAGCTCAAGGTTTTGCTTATAGTAGCTCTTTTACAGAAGAAGCTATAAAAGATACGATAAATAAAGCAAAAGAACTGTCAAAAATAACATCACCTGATGATGGAAATATAATAATAGACAAGCTACAAGAAACAGAAAAAATAGAATATTTTGATACATTTACAGCATCTTTACCACCCTTAGATAAAGCAATAAATGCAATAGAGCTTGAAAGAATAACAAAATCCCTTGATGATAGAATTAAAAAAGTTAGAAGTTCAACATTTATAGAAAATATATATGAAACATATTTAATAAATTCAAATAATGTAGAGATAAAAGAGAAAGGAACGATATATACTGCTATGGTTTCGGCTGTTGCAGAAGAAAATGGAGATTCTCAAATTGTATGGCAATACAAAGCCACAAGATTTTTACAAGATTTAGATTTAAATAAATTGGCAAAAGATGCTGTTTATCATGCAGTTTCTTTATTAAATGCAAAACCTTTAACTACAAGAAAAATAGCAGTATATTTTCCACCTTTTGCTTTTGCTGAGCTACTTGATACATTTTCCTCTGCCTTTACAGCAGATGCTTTAATAAAAGGAAAAACTCTCTTTGCAAATAAAGAAAATACAATCGTTGCATCTGATGTTGTTAATATAATAGATAATGGTAGATTACCAAAAGGATTGGCAACTTCTTCTTACGATGCGGAAGGTATTCCAAAAGGCAAAACAGTTCTTATACAAAATGGTATTTTTAAAGGCTTTTTACATAATTTATATACTGCAAAAAAATTAAATACAAAATCAACCGGAAATGCGGTAAGAAATGGTGTTAAATCTCTTCCTTCTGTTGGAATAACTAATTTTTATTTAGAGCCAACAGATACAGATATAAAAGAAATGATGAAAAATTATGATGAGATTTTATATGTTATAGATATGATGGGATTACATACTGCTGACCCAATATCCGGTGAATTTTCTCTTGGTATATCAGGGATTTTATTTAGCAAAGGAGAAAAGGTTCAGGCTGTTTCAGGTATGACAATTGCAGATAATTTTATAAACCTGTTAAATAAAATATCTTATGTAGGTAATGATTTAGAGTTTTATGGGAATGTAGGTTCCCCTTCTGTGATTGTTGAAGAGATGGTTGTTGCCGGAGAATAA
- a CDS encoding acyl-CoA thioesterase has protein sequence MIKLRYDRKVNFYETDAQGIVHHSNYPRYFEEVRGFFLEYIGYPYPKLREEINIDVVLLKLEVEYHQPLYFQDKFYILFNIEEFNRFKFSFFYQIFKEDILVATGKTSHCCIDRKTRKIVSIPPFLLEKFKGVIND, from the coding sequence ATGATTAAATTAAGATACGATAGAAAAGTTAATTTTTATGAAACAGATGCACAGGGGATAGTTCATCATTCAAACTATCCCCGTTATTTTGAGGAAGTCCGTGGTTTTTTTCTTGAATATATAGGTTATCCTTATCCAAAACTAAGGGAAGAAATCAATATAGATGTAGTTTTACTAAAATTAGAGGTAGAGTATCACCAGCCCCTTTATTTTCAAGATAAATTTTATATATTATTTAACATTGAAGAGTTTAATAGATTTAAATTTAGCTTTTTTTATCAGATTTTTAAAGAAGATATTTTAGTAGCTACCGGAAAAACCTCCCATTGCTGTATAGATAGAAAAACAAGAAAGATAGTATCAATTCCACCATTTTTATTGGAAAAATTTAAAGGAGTCATCAATGATTGA